One genomic window of [Clostridium] scindens ATCC 35704 includes the following:
- a CDS encoding ATP-dependent nuclease, producing the protein MRLSKIKIKNYRLLIDAELEVDSKTTLIVGRNNTAKTSCFECIGKVLDGTPFSFNDYPLSKRENLYANITSFMAKEIAFEELCERLEPISIEFLVDYSLDDPEDNLGALSPFIIDVDIDTTTALIRAEYKLKADEKGIWKILEPNYYENGNFSPADDVHNAIISNFHKLFEMTIYAINPQKPDEKQSKKQAELADLFPFHIIQAERCLGEDGTQDNSLSSLISDFFDMSEDELDPSVAEKVKELRAIVENANKNVQQQSDSILSALVSSAVGFGYPNGEELQLGVTTQLSIDDQIKNQTQLSYTAGTSKERLPSTYNGLGYKNLIKMEFLLAAFAKKVEKCGDACIPLLFIEEPESHMHPQMQHAFAEYLEAFLAKITSVGIQTFLTSHSAHIANTMVFSKIRYAQKTKAGVIYKNLNTFAQENPSNTDFIRKYLTLTKCDLFFADKAIFIEGASERLLLPDMIDKCAKAGDFDSREYKLPAQYYALVEIGGAYAYKFIPFAEFLGIPCLILTDLDSVSGQKGANGRIYYNSVPVSCGETTSNETLKWWVRKNKGLSEDDNTQIALTDITSMSPADKTRCKCHIEFQTTENGLCGHSLEEAIRNVNRAHYELGDTPTENDLEFSGKSKTDFALNLICECEDYAIPAYIKDGLVWLNDQRVLE; encoded by the coding sequence TCTTTCAATGATTACCCGTTGTCAAAAAGAGAAAATCTATATGCTAATATTACTTCGTTCATGGCAAAGGAAATTGCTTTTGAAGAACTCTGTGAACGGCTGGAACCAATATCTATAGAGTTCCTTGTAGACTATTCCCTAGATGACCCGGAGGATAACTTAGGTGCATTGTCTCCGTTTATCATTGATGTAGATATCGATACCACTACAGCATTGATTCGTGCCGAATACAAATTGAAAGCAGACGAGAAAGGTATTTGGAAAATTTTAGAGCCAAACTATTATGAAAATGGGAACTTTTCTCCTGCTGATGATGTCCATAATGCTATTATAAGCAATTTCCACAAGCTTTTTGAAATGACGATTTATGCAATAAATCCCCAAAAACCAGATGAAAAGCAGAGTAAAAAGCAGGCAGAGCTGGCCGATTTATTTCCGTTTCACATTATCCAGGCAGAGCGCTGCCTTGGTGAGGACGGAACCCAAGACAATTCTTTGTCTTCGCTTATCTCTGATTTCTTTGACATGAGTGAAGATGAATTAGATCCAAGTGTTGCTGAAAAAGTCAAGGAACTTCGAGCTATTGTTGAAAACGCTAACAAAAATGTTCAACAGCAAAGCGATAGCATCCTAAGTGCTCTGGTCAGCAGCGCAGTTGGGTTTGGTTATCCCAATGGTGAAGAACTACAGTTAGGAGTTACAACCCAACTAAGCATTGATGACCAGATAAAGAATCAAACACAACTTTCTTATACTGCTGGAACAAGCAAAGAGCGACTCCCCAGTACCTATAATGGTTTGGGATATAAAAACCTAATCAAAATGGAATTTCTTCTTGCAGCATTCGCCAAAAAGGTAGAAAAATGTGGGGACGCCTGTATACCGTTGCTTTTTATCGAAGAACCAGAGTCCCATATGCATCCGCAGATGCAACACGCCTTTGCAGAGTACTTAGAAGCGTTTCTTGCGAAAATTACTTCTGTAGGAATTCAAACTTTTTTAACTTCGCATTCTGCTCATATTGCGAACACAATGGTTTTCTCTAAAATTCGATATGCGCAAAAAACAAAGGCCGGTGTTATCTATAAGAACCTAAATACGTTTGCTCAGGAAAATCCTTCCAACACCGATTTCATCCGAAAGTATCTTACTCTAACCAAATGCGATTTATTTTTTGCTGATAAAGCAATCTTTATTGAAGGGGCGTCAGAACGTTTGTTATTGCCCGACATGATCGATAAATGCGCTAAGGCGGGGGACTTTGATTCTCGAGAATATAAACTACCTGCTCAGTATTATGCCTTGGTTGAAATTGGTGGTGCTTATGCCTATAAATTTATTCCGTTCGCTGAGTTCTTGGGAATTCCATGCCTGATTCTTACTGATTTGGATTCTGTATCTGGCCAAAAAGGCGCGAACGGGAGAATATATTATAATTCCGTTCCAGTTTCATGCGGTGAAACAACATCTAATGAAACTCTAAAATGGTGGGTCCGGAAGAACAAAGGACTTTCAGAGGATGATAATACTCAAATCGCTCTAACTGATATTACATCGATGTCTCCTGCTGATAAAACTCGATGCAAATGTCACATTGAATTCCAAACAACAGAGAACGGGTTGTGCGGACATTCTTTGGAAGAAGCAATTCGGAATGTCAACCGTGCACATTATGAATTAGGAGATACTCCTACTGAAAACGATCTTGAGTTTTCGGGGAAGAGTAAAACAGATTTTGCTCTTAATCTCATTTGTGAATGTGAGGATTATGCTATTCCAGCCTATATTAAAGATGGGCTGGTGTGGCTCAATGACCAACGGGTGCTTGAGTAA
- a CDS encoding UvrD-helicase domain-containing protein, with protein sequence MSEEHKRTNYDLAKAEADKVDEQIISALQDGISFRVEAGAGSGKTYSLNKAIEWIQANKWTEYRRKKQTVVCITYTNAAVDVIAERLSKDSFILPSTIHSFAWNAIKQYQSFLIDIVTSDPDFLPDEGDFFKVTEVTYTLGHRYKENGIQYLYHDDVLKLFCLLLDNAKFRHVFAGKYPLILIDEYQDSYKPIIDRFINFFIAEKKGPQFGFFGDAWQTIYQSNKACGLIENENLAIIKKGSNFRSAPRIVQLLNDLRPDLPQTSAIDNFDGEVIVITCDDYTGPRRTERNLKGELPAQELKIRLSNVTEKIKRESSEEDDLKVLMITHKVLATQQGYEQLLEILADGLRDKEDPFLLFFMDTVEPIYKALKDSNMQLLFDTLGIKRFPIKKKSEKVKWKELQQQLEDARTKRAIDVFELIKRTKLIPIPPKLDGWYHLYQKAPDTVYVSKASIQSFLELDYLQFTAAIDFLFPDAMFSTEHGVKGEEYDNVVFVISKGWNLYQFETYAPMITGHSDVPEGKQASYERNRNLFYVCCSRPKKRLFFFVSVPVDTVFRAFLTKLVGADNIYTYSQYLETDLK encoded by the coding sequence GTGAGTGAAGAACACAAAAGGACAAACTACGACCTTGCAAAAGCTGAAGCCGATAAAGTAGATGAACAAATCATTTCCGCACTTCAGGATGGGATTAGCTTCCGTGTGGAGGCTGGTGCAGGCTCAGGTAAGACATATTCGCTAAACAAAGCCATTGAATGGATTCAGGCAAACAAGTGGACGGAGTATCGCCGAAAGAAACAAACTGTAGTTTGCATCACATATACTAATGCTGCAGTGGATGTCATTGCTGAACGACTATCAAAAGATTCATTTATTCTTCCATCGACAATCCACTCCTTTGCATGGAACGCTATCAAACAGTATCAAAGCTTTCTCATTGATATTGTCACAAGCGATCCTGACTTCTTGCCAGATGAAGGAGATTTTTTCAAGGTCACAGAAGTTACATATACCTTGGGGCACCGTTACAAGGAAAATGGAATTCAATATTTATACCACGATGACGTTCTAAAGCTCTTTTGTCTGCTTTTAGATAATGCAAAATTCCGGCATGTATTTGCAGGCAAGTATCCTTTAATTTTAATTGATGAGTATCAAGATTCCTATAAACCAATCATTGATCGCTTTATTAACTTCTTTATCGCAGAGAAAAAAGGCCCTCAATTCGGTTTTTTTGGTGATGCCTGGCAAACCATTTATCAATCCAACAAGGCTTGTGGTCTAATTGAAAACGAGAACCTCGCAATTATCAAGAAAGGCTCAAATTTCAGATCTGCACCACGGATTGTTCAGCTTCTAAATGATTTGCGGCCTGACTTACCCCAAACATCTGCAATAGATAATTTTGACGGAGAAGTGATTGTAATTACCTGTGACGATTACACTGGCCCTCGCCGGACAGAACGTAATCTAAAAGGCGAATTACCTGCACAAGAATTAAAGATTCGTCTAAGTAATGTCACAGAGAAGATCAAGCGTGAATCATCCGAAGAGGATGATCTAAAAGTTCTAATGATAACGCATAAAGTCCTCGCTACGCAGCAAGGGTACGAACAACTTTTAGAAATTTTAGCTGACGGGCTGAGAGATAAAGAAGATCCGTTCCTGCTGTTTTTTATGGATACTGTTGAGCCAATTTATAAAGCACTTAAAGATTCAAATATGCAGTTGCTTTTTGATACACTCGGAATTAAACGCTTTCCCATTAAGAAAAAATCCGAAAAAGTCAAGTGGAAAGAGCTACAGCAACAGCTGGAAGATGCTCGCACCAAAAGAGCAATTGATGTATTTGAGTTAATCAAGCGGACCAAATTGATTCCTATTCCCCCAAAACTGGACGGATGGTATCATCTATATCAGAAAGCACCAGACACCGTGTATGTTTCTAAAGCTTCAATTCAGTCATTTTTAGAATTGGACTACCTTCAATTTACCGCAGCAATCGATTTTTTGTTTCCTGATGCTATGTTTTCCACTGAACATGGCGTTAAAGGCGAAGAATATGACAATGTTGTCTTTGTTATCAGCAAAGGGTGGAATCTATATCAGTTTGAAACCTATGCACCGATGATAACAGGACACTCTGATGTTCCCGAAGGAAAGCAAGCTTCTTATGAAAGAAACAGAAATCTATTTTATGTGTGTTGCTCAAGACCCAAAAAGAGATTGTTTTTCTTTGTGTCGGTTCCAGTAGATACAGTGTTCAGAGCTTTTCTTACTAAACTGGTTGGAGCTGATAATATCTATACCTATAGCCAATATCTTGAAACAGATCTGAAATAA
- a CDS encoding ECF-type sigma factor, whose protein sequence is MAYNHGKTERKWKLWKEKEEKILRDSGVSEDTIEAIRLYDRQAFNSDRRYYERVQETGTYLDTVAASTDQPEPKTVQDFLDHIENQELYHVLITVDRLTLQIVLMKIQGYSTHEIARYLQITEKAVYRRMDRLKEKVKKIFE, encoded by the coding sequence ATGGCATATAACCATGGAAAAACAGAGCGCAAATGGAAGCTCTGGAAAGAGAAAGAAGAAAAGATTTTAAGAGACAGCGGTGTTTCTGAAGATACGATTGAAGCAATCCGTCTTTATGACCGTCAGGCATTTAATTCAGACAGACGCTATTATGAGCGTGTGCAGGAAACAGGTACATACCTTGATACCGTAGCAGCATCCACAGATCAGCCGGAACCGAAAACAGTACAGGATTTTTTGGATCATATTGAGAATCAGGAATTGTATCATGTACTGATCACAGTGGACAGGCTTACCCTTCAGATTGTTCTGATGAAGATCCAGGGGTATAGCACCCATGAAATCGCCAGGTATCTGCAGATTACCGAAAAGGCGGTTTACAGACGTATGGACAGGCTGAAAGAAAAGGTAAAAAAGATCTTTGAATAA
- a CDS encoding IS91 family transposase: protein MNILQKIFIEHYEEMIYLQHPRDAIVENVEKMIHCGDPSYGGAMYICPNCGNFKFTAFRCHSRFCPTCGNMYSIDRTTAMSFKIIDVQHRHCVFTIDDSLRPFFLKDRSLLNCLFSAVNSVISRMFHKENKSELFTPGFICVLHTFGRDLKWNPHIHCLVSEGGVGNTLSWRHFKHFNYHFLRDAFQTALLNELHQKIGPAFKKVKSAIYAKDKNGFYVRAMPNKCNPSQVIKYIGRYLGRPVIATSRIDSYDGDFVTFHYNRHEDNKLITETVPVLEFIDRLTQHIPEKHFKMIRYYGIYARHRNSDNFLRKAISREKHNFFLSLNRWRDSILHSFGYDPLKCPNCGKTMLFLELYFNHNPVPLHELYEKAMQKHRCRSPASFSYLPKPLFS, encoded by the coding sequence ATGAATATCTTACAAAAAATTTTTATCGAACATTATGAAGAAATGATTTATCTTCAACATCCTCGTGATGCTATTGTTGAGAATGTAGAAAAAATGATTCATTGTGGCGATCCATCTTATGGTGGCGCCATGTATATTTGTCCCAATTGTGGTAATTTCAAATTTACTGCTTTTCGTTGTCATTCTCGCTTCTGTCCAACTTGTGGTAACATGTATTCCATTGACAGAACTACTGCTATGTCTTTTAAGATTATTGATGTACAACATCGGCATTGTGTTTTTACCATTGATGATTCTTTGCGGCCTTTTTTTCTTAAAGACCGTTCTCTTCTTAACTGCCTTTTTTCGGCAGTCAACAGCGTGATTTCTCGTATGTTCCATAAAGAAAATAAATCTGAATTATTTACTCCTGGATTTATTTGCGTCCTTCATACCTTTGGCAGAGATTTAAAATGGAATCCTCACATTCACTGCCTTGTTTCTGAAGGTGGTGTTGGTAATACTCTTTCCTGGCGACACTTCAAACATTTTAACTATCATTTTTTACGTGATGCGTTCCAAACTGCTCTTTTAAATGAACTCCATCAAAAAATAGGTCCAGCTTTCAAAAAAGTAAAATCTGCTATCTATGCAAAAGATAAAAATGGTTTTTATGTTCGCGCCATGCCTAACAAGTGTAATCCTTCTCAGGTTATCAAATATATCGGTCGTTATCTTGGCAGACCTGTTATTGCTACTTCTCGCATTGATTCTTACGATGGTGATTTTGTCACCTTCCATTACAACCGTCATGAAGACAATAAACTTATTACAGAAACTGTTCCTGTTTTGGAATTCATTGACCGCTTAACACAACACATCCCTGAAAAACATTTTAAAATGATTCGCTATTATGGTATTTACGCTCGTCACCGTAATTCTGACAATTTTTTACGAAAAGCCATTTCCAGAGAAAAACATAACTTTTTTCTTTCACTCAATAGGTGGCGTGATTCAATCTTACATTCTTTTGGTTACGATCCTTTAAAATGTCCGAACTGTGGAAAAACCATGCTATTTTTAGAACTATATTTTAATCATAATCCTGTTCCTTTGCATGAATTATACGAAAAGGCTATGCAAAAACATAGATGTCGTTCGCCTGCCTCGTTTTCATATCTTCCAAAACCTCTTTTCTCATGA
- a CDS encoding metal-dependent transcriptional regulator, with protein MKLHASGEDYLETILVLHKKLGMVRSVDVARHMGVSKPSVCVAVNTLKDGGFLTMEEDHLLHLTDVGREVAEKIYERHCFFTEQLIAAGVDPETAEVDACRIEHVISNESFERLKEAAFRNQKNEISALSKAIKDKPAE; from the coding sequence ATGAAACTTCATGCGTCTGGGGAGGACTATCTGGAAACCATCCTTGTTCTCCATAAGAAACTTGGCATGGTACGCTCCGTAGATGTTGCCCGGCACATGGGAGTGTCAAAACCGAGCGTTTGTGTGGCGGTCAACACCCTGAAAGACGGCGGATTTCTTACGATGGAAGAAGATCACCTTCTCCATTTGACCGATGTGGGCCGGGAGGTTGCCGAAAAGATTTATGAACGTCATTGCTTCTTTACGGAACAGCTTATCGCAGCAGGTGTTGATCCTGAAACTGCAGAAGTCGATGCCTGCCGGATAGAACATGTAATCAGTAATGAAAGTTTTGAACGGTTGAAAGAAGCCGCCTTTAGAAATCAGAAAAACGAGATTTCTGCCCTGTCAAAAGCGATAAAGGATAAGCCCGCCGAATAA
- a CDS encoding ABC transporter ATP-binding protein encodes MSEHDVLKKNRNFYVGVVGTVLEGLLSGSLFMLLYSVMQFLWSGQFDMNRVLVLTSIIALVFLFRILIYSYGYTKAQIGGAEVSKNIRLFMGDHLKCIPLSQFTQGQTGDYINTITSDVNNYEKILTHKIGDLAKSFSLSLMLIVFVMTIYVPAGIILLIADLLLIPGLWLSFRMVRKYGKEKNDICAENVSSIVEYVSGIQTFRAYGIGGMKNKTVINAMQEFCRISFVYEAKVLPIGAGFGILSWLSCPLVIWTAYAPWADGTLNTVDFLLICMLPLFCAKLANSIFVDLTSYKNLMISKNKILGVMNEPEETGSMEPLQTVTHEITFDNVNFSYVPGEPVLKHATFSVPDQKLTAIVGDSGSGKSTILNLIAKYYEANGGTISIGGKPINHVAAERVLEQISMVDQDVFLFDDTIRDNIRHARPNATDEEIEAVCREANCDGFIRKLERGYDTPTGENGNLLSGGERQRISIARAILKNSPILLLDEATASLDIENELAVKQAIANLLKKKKTVVMIAHTLSIVKNADQILVVSEGKIAEAGTHDELLAKGGKYTAMWNAEQKLSV; translated from the coding sequence ATGAGTGAGCATGATGTATTGAAGAAGAACCGCAATTTCTATGTTGGCGTTGTCGGAACTGTTCTGGAAGGGCTTCTCTCCGGCAGCTTGTTCATGCTGCTTTACTCTGTTATGCAGTTTTTGTGGTCGGGGCAATTTGACATGAACCGTGTCCTGGTTCTGACCAGCATAATTGCGTTGGTTTTTCTTTTCCGTATCCTGATTTACAGCTACGGCTATACCAAAGCGCAGATTGGCGGCGCAGAGGTCAGCAAGAATATCCGGCTTTTTATGGGCGACCATTTGAAGTGCATTCCGCTTTCCCAGTTTACCCAAGGACAGACCGGCGATTACATTAACACTATCACAAGCGATGTAAACAACTATGAAAAAATCCTAACCCATAAGATTGGGGATTTGGCAAAGAGTTTTTCGCTGTCATTGATGCTGATCGTCTTTGTTATGACCATCTATGTTCCGGCTGGGATTATCCTGCTGATTGCCGACCTTCTCTTAATCCCTGGCTTGTGGCTTTCTTTCCGCATGGTGCGGAAATATGGAAAAGAAAAGAACGATATATGCGCGGAAAATGTCAGCAGCATTGTGGAGTATGTTTCTGGCATTCAGACCTTCCGGGCCTATGGCATAGGCGGTATGAAGAATAAAACCGTTATCAACGCCATGCAGGAGTTCTGCCGGATCAGTTTTGTATATGAAGCAAAGGTGCTGCCTATCGGAGCTGGATTTGGTATTTTGAGTTGGTTGTCCTGCCCACTGGTTATCTGGACGGCTTATGCGCCCTGGGCTGACGGGACATTGAACACGGTAGACTTCCTTTTGATCTGTATGCTGCCCCTGTTCTGTGCAAAACTGGCGAACTCGATTTTTGTAGACCTCACCAGCTATAAGAACCTGATGATTTCCAAAAACAAAATCCTGGGTGTGATGAACGAACCAGAGGAAACCGGCAGTATGGAACCGCTTCAAACAGTTACCCATGAAATCACCTTCGACAATGTGAACTTTTCGTATGTTCCCGGCGAGCCAGTGCTGAAACACGCGACCTTCTCAGTCCCCGACCAAAAGCTGACTGCCATTGTCGGGGACTCCGGCTCCGGCAAATCTACGATTTTGAACCTGATTGCAAAATACTATGAGGCAAATGGAGGAACCATTTCAATCGGCGGCAAACCGATCAACCATGTAGCCGCAGAGCGTGTGTTGGAACAAATCTCTATGGTAGATCAAGATGTATTTCTCTTTGACGATACCATCCGGGACAATATCCGGCACGCCCGTCCCAATGCCACGGACGAGGAAATCGAGGCCGTCTGCCGGGAGGCAAACTGTGACGGTTTTATTCGCAAGCTGGAAAGGGGATACGATACGCCAACCGGTGAGAACGGAAACCTTCTTTCTGGTGGTGAGCGTCAGCGAATTTCAATAGCCCGTGCTATCTTGAAAAACAGCCCGATCCTGCTTTTGGATGAAGCAACAGCGTCCCTTGACATTGAGAACGAGCTGGCAGTAAAGCAGGCCATCGCTAATCTGCTGAAAAAGAAAAAGACTGTGGTAATGATTGCTCATACCCTTTCCATCGTCAAAAACGCAGATCAAATTCTTGTGGTATCTGAAGGAAAAATTGCTGAAGCTGGTACTCACGACGAATTACTGGCTAAAGGCGGGAAATATACTGCTATGTGGAACGCGGAGCAAAAATTATCAGTTTGA
- a CDS encoding ABC transporter ATP-binding protein, with translation MKQKKENRVALLLHWAGVQKFWLFLAILLSMCSGLCIIVPYIGIYRLMDATINNACTKELVVQTVAMIAAAVTLRFALFGCSGVAAHKGAYGALFKVRCMVAEHMARAPLGALNERRTGDIKTVLNEDIEKLELFLAHNLPDLVCYLVGPVVIFIYLVTVNVPLALISLVPLVLAVLVMGMMFRNTDALMERANRSITTLNSVMIEYISGMKLIKAYNMGSKSFQKFSGAIQEENAMWNETSRRMGPPYAAFVVIIECGMLLMVPIGGMFFLKGTLAASAFLLFVYVGSMYLTEIRPLQELGTNFANVLNAVTKTKEILDIPIYEGGTDFPQNHDIELRNVWFSYDGKTDVLQGVNLKINDGERMALVGQSGAGKSTVIELISRFYDVQEGEVLIGGKNVKELDYDTILKNVAIVFQKTFLTRDSVLENIRMGSNATLEEVRAAAKEAQIDDFIMSLPDGYDTKVGSFGSRFSGGEKQRIAIARAILKNAPILILDEATSASDPENQMEIDKAIQNLCKGKTVIVVAHRLSALKMCNRVAVVENHTITSVGTHVEVRKNNAYYRKAWEDYETARNITYQLEGGEPHE, from the coding sequence ATGAAGCAGAAAAAGGAAAATAGAGTAGCATTGCTGCTCCATTGGGCTGGAGTCCAGAAGTTCTGGCTGTTTCTGGCAATCCTGCTGTCCATGTGCAGCGGCCTTTGTATTATTGTTCCGTATATTGGGATTTACAGGCTGATGGACGCCACAATCAACAATGCCTGCACAAAAGAACTTGTGGTGCAGACTGTGGCAATGATTGCCGCTGCTGTCACCCTGCGTTTTGCACTGTTTGGCTGTTCCGGTGTGGCAGCTCATAAAGGCGCATACGGCGCACTGTTCAAAGTGCGCTGTATGGTGGCGGAACACATGGCGAGAGCGCCTTTGGGTGCCTTGAATGAACGGCGCACAGGAGATATTAAAACGGTTCTGAATGAAGATATTGAAAAGTTGGAGCTGTTCCTGGCCCATAACCTTCCAGACCTTGTTTGCTATCTGGTCGGGCCGGTTGTTATTTTTATTTATCTGGTAACAGTCAATGTTCCGCTGGCTTTGATCTCCCTTGTTCCGCTGGTTTTGGCCGTACTGGTAATGGGGATGATGTTCCGCAACACAGATGCTCTAATGGAACGAGCCAACCGCTCCATTACTACATTGAACTCCGTTATGATTGAATATATCAGCGGAATGAAACTGATTAAAGCCTATAACATGGGGAGCAAGTCATTCCAGAAGTTTTCGGGTGCGATCCAAGAGGAAAATGCCATGTGGAATGAAACCTCACGGCGTATGGGGCCACCGTATGCAGCGTTTGTCGTTATTATTGAGTGTGGAATGTTGCTGATGGTTCCGATAGGCGGAATGTTTTTCTTGAAAGGCACACTGGCAGCCAGTGCGTTCCTACTGTTTGTTTATGTCGGCTCTATGTATCTGACAGAAATCCGACCTTTGCAGGAATTAGGAACAAATTTCGCAAATGTACTGAACGCTGTTACTAAGACTAAAGAAATACTGGATATTCCAATCTATGAAGGTGGAACAGACTTTCCTCAAAATCACGATATTGAGCTTAGGAATGTTTGGTTTTCCTATGACGGCAAGACCGATGTACTGCAAGGCGTCAATCTCAAAATCAATGACGGGGAACGCATGGCGCTTGTAGGACAATCTGGTGCTGGTAAAAGCACAGTGATTGAACTGATCTCCCGGTTCTATGATGTGCAGGAAGGCGAGGTGCTTATTGGCGGAAAAAATGTCAAGGAGCTTGACTACGATACCATTCTGAAAAATGTAGCCATTGTGTTCCAAAAGACTTTTCTCACCCGTGACAGTGTGCTGGAAAACATCCGTATGGGTAGCAACGCTACTTTGGAAGAAGTGCGGGCAGCCGCAAAAGAGGCACAGATTGATGATTTCATCATGTCTTTGCCAGATGGATATGATACGAAGGTAGGCAGTTTCGGTTCCCGTTTCTCCGGCGGTGAAAAACAGCGGATTGCGATTGCAAGGGCTATTTTGAAAAATGCCCCTATCTTAATCTTAGATGAAGCTACAAGCGCCTCTGACCCGGAAAATCAGATGGAGATTGATAAGGCCATTCAAAATCTATGCAAGGGCAAAACGGTCATTGTGGTAGCACACCGTTTGAGTGCCTTGAAAATGTGCAACCGGGTGGCTGTGGTGGAAAATCATACGATTACCAGTGTTGGCACCCATGTGGAAGTCAGAAAGAACAACGCCTATTACCGAAAAGCGTGGGAGGACTACGAAACAGCCCGGAATATTACTTATCAGTTGGAAGGAGGCGAGCCGCATGAGTGA
- a CDS encoding ABC transporter ATP-binding protein, whose translation MIEFENVSFSYTGQEHDGLHEINLKISEGECVLFCGRSGCGKTTITRLVNGLIPQFYQGEFHGRVLVDGHEISSLPMYQIAAKVGSVFQNPRTQFFNVDTDSEIAFGIENETRPPQELIKRVKEAAEDLRIQKLRNRNIFELSGGEKQKIAFASVYAMNPQIYLLDEPSSNLDMTSIQELREHLRLIKKQGKTVLIAEHRLYYLMELADRIVYLEKGEIKGIYTPEKFRQLSEQEREHMGLRAVNLWAVFPPKTHLLATTPVLELRNVTLRYKKRTILHDIGLSAGKGEVIGVVGHNGAGKTTFSRALCGLHKDFEGQFLWEGKPMERKARLKRSYMVMQDVNYELFADSVEAECSFGIRNPDQTLVNATLEELGLSPHRKRHPNTLSGGQKQRVAVAVSMVCGKDLLVFDEPTSGLDFDSMTQVAGLIRRLSDMGKIIFVVTHDFEFVCRTCSRVLHFDEGEMPDDVPVTMDALPKLRELFSVSDGKER comes from the coding sequence TTGATCGAGTTTGAAAATGTATCGTTTTCCTACACGGGGCAGGAACATGACGGGCTGCATGAAATTAATCTGAAAATTTCGGAAGGAGAATGTGTCCTGTTTTGTGGCCGCAGCGGGTGCGGAAAGACAACGATCACAAGGCTGGTAAATGGATTGATCCCTCAGTTTTACCAAGGAGAATTCCATGGCCGTGTGCTGGTAGACGGTCATGAAATCAGCAGCCTCCCCATGTACCAAATTGCTGCTAAGGTCGGCTCCGTTTTCCAAAATCCACGGACACAGTTTTTCAATGTGGACACAGACAGCGAGATTGCCTTTGGCATTGAGAACGAGACCCGTCCTCCACAAGAGCTGATAAAGCGAGTAAAAGAGGCAGCCGAAGATCTGCGTATTCAAAAACTGCGGAACAGGAACATTTTTGAGCTGTCCGGCGGTGAAAAGCAGAAAATCGCCTTTGCTTCTGTTTATGCCATGAACCCGCAGATTTATTTGCTGGATGAACCGTCCTCCAATCTGGATATGACTTCCATTCAGGAGTTGAGGGAACATTTGCGGCTGATAAAAAAACAAGGAAAAACGGTTTTGATAGCGGAACACCGGCTGTACTACCTGATGGAACTGGCCGACAGGATTGTTTATCTGGAAAAAGGAGAAATCAAAGGGATTTATACTCCGGAGAAATTTCGACAGCTATCGGAACAAGAGCGTGAACACATGGGCCTGCGGGCAGTCAATCTGTGGGCGGTGTTTCCACCCAAAACCCACTTGCTTGCCACTACCCCGGTATTGGAACTGCGGAATGTGACGCTCCGTTACAAGAAGCGAACCATTTTGCATGATATTGGCCTATCCGCAGGAAAGGGTGAAGTTATTGGCGTGGTCGGCCATAACGGAGCCGGAAAGACTACATTTTCCCGCGCCCTCTGCGGGCTTCATAAAGACTTCGAGGGGCAATTCCTGTGGGAAGGCAAGCCGATGGAGCGCAAGGCAAGGCTGAAACGCTCTTATATGGTTATGCAGGATGTAAATTATGAGCTTTTTGCTGATAGTGTAGAGGCAGAGTGTTCCTTTGGCATCCGCAATCCAGATCAAACGCTGGTAAATGCGACTTTGGAGGAATTGGGGCTTAGCCCACACCGAAAACGCCATCCAAACACACTTTCCGGCGGCCAAAAACAACGGGTGGCGGTAGCCGTCAGTATGGTTTGTGGGAAAGACCTGTTGGTATTCGATGAACCGACCAGCGGCCTGGATTTTGACAGCATGACGCAGGTAGCAGGGCTGATCCGCCGGTTGTCCGATATGGGAAAGATTATTTTCGTTGTCACCCATGATTTTGAATTTGTCTGCCGCACCTGCTCCCGTGTTTTGCATTTTGACGAGGGCGAAATGCCCGATGATGTACCAGTTACAATGGATGCCCTCCCGAAATTGAGAGAGCTGTTCTCTGTTTCAGATGGAAAGGAGAGGTAG